A region from the Caldicellulosiruptor naganoensis genome encodes:
- a CDS encoding IS1634 family transposase — MFVKITNAGGYQYVRLVENYRENGKVKQRVLFNFGRLDILKDDPAFKNIVKKLSDIVAETTTENAKAVTIESEEDISDAVVKNWGYIVYRKLWQELEIDKFLKGKAAKERKIKFDVDKVSFLMTIQRLIEPMSKLRTYHQRSKYFGFEEDIDLNQLYRCLDFLDSVKEDLETYLYQRNKDLFKMVVDVVFYDVTTIYFESCRADELKNFGFSKDNKVNEVQVVLGLLVDKEGRPIGYELFPGNTIDSKTMVKILRKLKEKFSIDKIIIVADKGLNSRINLKMIKEAGYDYIVASRLKNASKEILDEVFNEEGYKRLDGKRCLNAEEIYGDEFKYKVLERTNIVKDEEGKEFKIEENLIITYSSKRAKKDKEDRERLVRKAKELLENKGSITALEKKGARKYLKKKSKSEEYVLDEEAIKRDEKFDGYYAIQTSKKDMDVEEVLGAYHDLWKIEQSFRVMKSCLEVRPIYHFTESRIKGHFVICFLAFLLQRTLEYILRRKGKGISSERIMEAIYSMNFFEIEIKGKKYLIKQKIEGEAGDILNVMKIKGPKNFMTYEEGLEFIGISK, encoded by the coding sequence ATGTTTGTCAAAATTACTAATGCTGGCGGTTATCAGTATGTTAGGTTAGTCGAAAATTACCGTGAAAATGGTAAAGTAAAGCAAAGAGTACTATTTAACTTTGGTAGACTTGATATTCTCAAAGATGACCCCGCTTTTAAAAACATTGTAAAAAAACTATCTGATATTGTCGCTGAAACAACTACTGAGAATGCAAAAGCTGTTACTATTGAATCTGAAGAAGATATTTCGGATGCAGTTGTAAAAAACTGGGGATACATTGTATACAGAAAGTTATGGCAGGAGCTTGAAATTGATAAGTTTTTAAAAGGGAAAGCAGCAAAAGAGAGAAAGATAAAATTTGATGTAGACAAAGTAAGTTTTTTAATGACCATACAGAGATTGATAGAGCCAATGAGCAAACTAAGAACTTATCATCAGAGAAGCAAATATTTTGGATTTGAAGAGGATATAGATTTGAATCAATTGTACAGGTGTTTAGATTTTCTTGACAGTGTAAAAGAAGATTTAGAGACATACCTGTATCAGAGAAATAAAGACTTATTTAAGATGGTAGTTGATGTAGTGTTTTATGATGTGACGACAATATACTTTGAGAGTTGTAGAGCGGATGAACTTAAAAATTTTGGGTTTAGCAAAGACAACAAGGTAAATGAAGTGCAAGTTGTATTAGGGCTTTTGGTGGACAAAGAAGGCAGACCGATAGGGTATGAACTTTTTCCTGGTAATACGATAGATAGCAAGACGATGGTAAAGATACTGAGGAAGCTGAAGGAAAAATTTAGTATAGATAAGATAATAATAGTAGCAGACAAAGGGCTTAACAGCAGAATAAATTTAAAGATGATAAAAGAAGCTGGGTACGACTATATAGTAGCAAGCAGATTAAAGAATGCAAGTAAAGAAATTTTAGATGAAGTTTTTAATGAAGAAGGATATAAAAGACTTGATGGCAAAAGATGTTTGAATGCTGAAGAAATTTATGGTGATGAATTCAAATATAAGGTATTGGAAAGAACAAATATTGTCAAGGATGAAGAGGGTAAAGAGTTCAAAATAGAAGAGAATTTGATAATAACGTATTCAAGCAAGAGAGCCAAGAAAGACAAAGAAGACAGAGAGAGATTGGTAAGAAAAGCCAAAGAGCTTTTAGAGAACAAAGGAAGCATAACAGCCTTAGAAAAGAAAGGTGCAAGGAAATATTTGAAGAAGAAATCAAAATCAGAAGAATATGTATTGGATGAGGAAGCGATAAAACGAGATGAGAAATTTGACGGTTATTATGCAATTCAAACGAGCAAAAAGGATATGGATGTAGAAGAGGTTTTAGGAGCATATCACGATTTATGGAAGATAGAACAGTCATTCAGAGTAATGAAAAGCTGTTTAGAAGTGCGACCGATATATCACTTTACAGAAAGCAGAATAAAAGGACATTTTGTGATATGTTTTTTGGCATTTTTACTGCAAAGGACATTGGAATATATTTTGAGGAGAAAAGGTAAAGGAATAAGTAGTGAAAGGATAATGGAAGCAATATATTCAATGAACTTTTTTGAAATAGAGATAAAAGGGAAGAAATATTTGATAAAGCAAAAAATTGAGGGAGAAGCTGGAGATATACTGAATGTAATGAAGATAAAGGGTCCAAAAAACTTCATGACATATGAGGAAGGCTTAGAATTTATTGGTATTAGCAAATGA